One window from the genome of Microbulbifer sp. ALW1 encodes:
- the metF gene encoding methylenetetrahydrofolate reductase [NAD(P)H], whose protein sequence is MSDLRISFEFFPPKTEEGRDKLYNTREQLQAFNPEFFSVTYGAGGTTRDTTVNIVTSLRKDGISIAPHLSFGGDNEEIVLELLNRYKEAGVDRIVALRGDMPSGMGSVAQLVYANELVAFIRRHTGDHFHLEVAAYPEIHPEAESYDDDIRFLKGKFEAGANSALTQYFYNPDAYFYFLDQCQKAGIDAPIYPGIMPITNFTNLARFSRNCGAEIPRWLKYRMESYRNPEDVKKLGLEIVTDLCETLLEGGAPGLHFYTMNQVEPTASILKALELG, encoded by the coding sequence ATGAGTGATTTACGTATCAGCTTTGAGTTTTTCCCGCCCAAGACCGAAGAGGGTCGGGACAAGCTTTACAATACACGCGAGCAACTGCAGGCGTTCAATCCGGAATTTTTCTCCGTAACATACGGCGCTGGCGGTACCACTCGCGATACCACCGTCAATATTGTCACCAGCCTGCGCAAGGACGGTATCTCCATTGCACCCCATCTGTCGTTTGGCGGTGACAACGAAGAGATCGTGCTGGAACTGCTGAACCGCTACAAGGAAGCCGGTGTCGATCGCATTGTCGCTCTGCGCGGCGATATGCCCTCCGGCATGGGTTCCGTAGCCCAGCTGGTATACGCCAATGAATTGGTGGCCTTTATCCGCCGCCACACCGGAGATCACTTCCACCTGGAAGTGGCGGCCTACCCGGAAATCCACCCGGAAGCCGAAAGCTACGACGACGATATCCGCTTTTTGAAAGGCAAGTTCGAGGCCGGTGCCAACAGCGCGCTGACCCAGTACTTCTACAACCCGGATGCCTACTTTTATTTCCTCGACCAGTGCCAGAAGGCCGGTATCGACGCACCCATTTATCCGGGCATTATGCCAATCACCAACTTCACCAACCTGGCGCGTTTCTCCCGCAACTGCGGCGCGGAAATTCCGCGCTGGTTGAAGTACCGCATGGAAAGCTACCGCAATCCGGAAGATGTGAAGAAGCTCGGCCTGGAGATAGTGACCGACCTGTGCGAAACCCTGCTGGAAGGCGGTGCGCCGGGATTGCACTTCTACACCATGAACCAGGTGGAACCCACCGCGAGCATTCTGAAGGCGCTAGAACTGGGGTAA
- the ahcY gene encoding adenosylhomocysteinase encodes MSTEFKDFKVADISLADWGRKEIEIAEGEMPALITLREKYRAAQPLAGARIMGCIHMTIQTAVLIETLVALGAEVRWSSCNIFSTQDHAAAAIAASGIPVFAWKGETEEEYDWCLERTIGADVAGWQPNMILDDGGDLTELLHRKYPELLDAVHGISEETTTGVHRLQDMLKAGTLKVPAINVNDAVTKSKNDNKYGCRHSLNDAIKRGTDHLLSGKKALVIGYGDVGKGSAASLRQEGMIVKVTEVDPICAMQACMDGFELVSPYINGINDGTSDCIDRALLAKTDLLVTTTGNVNVCDAHMLAALKSGAVVCNIGHFDNEIDTAFMRKNWEWQEVKPQVHKIVRNAATNDHLLLLSEGRLVNLGNATGHPSRIMDGSFANQVLAQIHLFEEKFADLPADQKVSALYVKVLPKHLDEEVAKYMVEGFGGVITRMTEDQAKYIGVSVDGPYKPESYKY; translated from the coding sequence ATGAGCACCGAATTTAAAGACTTCAAAGTAGCCGACATTTCCCTCGCCGACTGGGGCCGCAAGGAAATCGAAATTGCCGAAGGCGAAATGCCAGCCCTGATCACCCTGCGGGAAAAATACCGTGCTGCACAGCCGCTGGCCGGCGCCCGCATCATGGGCTGTATCCACATGACCATCCAGACCGCGGTACTGATCGAGACCCTGGTTGCCCTGGGCGCGGAAGTGCGCTGGTCCTCCTGCAATATTTTTTCCACCCAGGATCACGCGGCCGCTGCCATCGCCGCCAGTGGTATTCCGGTCTTCGCCTGGAAGGGCGAAACCGAAGAAGAGTATGACTGGTGCCTGGAGCGCACCATTGGTGCCGACGTGGCCGGCTGGCAGCCGAACATGATTCTGGACGATGGTGGCGACCTCACCGAGCTGCTGCACCGCAAGTACCCGGAACTTCTCGATGCGGTACACGGCATCAGTGAAGAGACCACCACCGGCGTACACCGCCTGCAGGACATGCTGAAAGCGGGCACCTTGAAGGTTCCGGCGATCAACGTGAACGACGCGGTGACCAAGAGCAAGAACGACAACAAGTACGGCTGTCGCCACAGCCTGAACGATGCCATCAAGCGCGGCACCGACCACCTGCTGTCCGGCAAAAAAGCGCTGGTCATCGGTTACGGCGATGTGGGTAAAGGCTCTGCCGCCTCCCTGCGTCAGGAAGGCATGATCGTAAAAGTCACCGAGGTCGATCCCATCTGTGCCATGCAGGCGTGCATGGACGGCTTTGAGCTGGTGTCGCCCTATATCAATGGCATCAACGACGGCACCTCCGACTGCATCGATCGCGCACTGCTGGCGAAAACCGATCTGCTCGTCACCACCACCGGCAACGTCAATGTGTGCGATGCGCACATGCTGGCCGCACTGAAGTCCGGCGCCGTGGTGTGCAATATCGGTCACTTCGATAACGAGATCGACACCGCGTTTATGCGCAAGAACTGGGAATGGCAGGAAGTAAAACCGCAGGTACACAAAATCGTGCGCAATGCGGCAACCAACGATCACCTGTTGCTGCTGTCCGAAGGTCGCCTGGTCAACCTGGGCAACGCCACCGGCCACCCCAGCCGCATCATGGACGGCTCCTTCGCCAACCAGGTGCTGGCCCAGATTCACCTGTTCGAAGAAAAGTTTGCCGATCTGCCGGCGGACCAGAAAGTGTCTGCACTCTACGTCAAAGTGCTGCCGAAGCACCTGGACGAGGAAGTGGCCAAATACATGGTGGAAGGCTTCGGCGGCGTGATCACCCGCATGACCGAAGACCAGGCCAAATACATTGGCGTATCTGTAGACGGCCCCTACAAGCCAGAAAGTTACAAGTATTAA
- the metK gene encoding methionine adenosyltransferase codes for MSEYSIFTSESVSEGHPDKIADQISDAVLDALLARDKNARVACETLVKTGIAVIAGEISTSAWVDLEDLVRKVITDIGYTSSDVGYDGETCGVINVIGKQSVDIAQGVDRVKPEDQGAGDQGLMFGYATDETPTFMPAPVYYAHRLVERQAEARKSGQLPWLRPDAKSQVTFRYDENGKPCAIDAVVLSTQHSPEVSQEDLRDAVMELIVHHVLPAELLHQDTKYHINPTGKFVIGGPVGDCGLTGRKIIVDTYGGSARHGGGAFSGKDPSKVDRSAAYAGRYVAKNIVAAGLASRCEIQVSYAIGVAEPTSVSINTFGTGKVSDERLIELVRENFDLRPYAISKALDLLHPMYQLTAAYGHFGREPFEHTYKWVDSNGKEQTETFTAFPWEKTDKAETLRAQAGI; via the coding sequence ATGAGTGAATACAGCATCTTTACTTCGGAATCCGTTTCCGAAGGCCATCCGGACAAAATTGCCGACCAGATTTCCGATGCGGTTCTGGACGCCCTGCTGGCACGCGACAAAAACGCCCGTGTTGCCTGTGAGACCCTGGTAAAAACCGGCATCGCGGTCATCGCCGGTGAAATCAGCACCTCCGCCTGGGTCGACCTCGAAGACCTGGTGCGCAAGGTGATCACCGATATCGGCTACACCTCCTCCGACGTCGGCTACGACGGCGAAACCTGCGGTGTGATCAATGTCATCGGCAAACAGTCTGTGGACATCGCCCAGGGCGTTGACCGGGTAAAACCGGAAGACCAGGGTGCCGGCGACCAGGGCCTGATGTTCGGCTACGCCACCGACGAAACCCCGACCTTCATGCCCGCCCCGGTTTACTACGCCCATCGCCTGGTAGAGCGGCAGGCGGAAGCGCGCAAGTCCGGCCAGCTGCCGTGGCTGCGCCCGGATGCCAAGAGCCAGGTCACTTTCCGCTACGACGAAAATGGCAAGCCCTGCGCGATCGATGCCGTGGTTCTGTCCACCCAGCACAGCCCGGAAGTCAGCCAGGAAGATCTGCGTGACGCGGTGATGGAACTGATCGTGCACCACGTGCTGCCGGCGGAACTGCTGCACCAGGACACCAAATACCACATCAACCCGACCGGCAAATTCGTGATCGGCGGCCCTGTGGGCGACTGCGGTCTGACCGGCCGTAAAATCATCGTCGATACCTACGGCGGTTCCGCCCGCCACGGCGGTGGTGCTTTCTCCGGCAAGGACCCGTCCAAGGTGGACCGCTCCGCTGCTTACGCCGGCCGCTACGTGGCAAAAAACATTGTGGCCGCTGGCCTCGCCAGCCGCTGTGAAATCCAGGTGTCCTACGCCATCGGCGTGGCCGAACCCACCTCGGTTTCCATCAATACGTTTGGCACCGGCAAGGTGAGCGACGAACGCCTGATCGAACTGGTACGCGAAAACTTTGACCTGCGCCCCTACGCCATCTCCAAGGCGCTGGACCTGCTGCACCCCATGTACCAGCTCACTGCTGCCTACGGCCACTTCGGTCGCGAGCCATTCGAGCACACCTACAAGTGGGTCGACAGCAACGGCAAAGAACAGACCGAAACCTTCACCGCCTTCCCCTGGGAAAAAACCGACAAGGCGGAAACCCTGCGCGCGCAGGCAGGCATTTAA
- a CDS encoding metalloregulator ArsR/SmtB family transcription factor: MLDSRNTTADRENHDSDQIPQLAATLKAAGDPLRLEILRLLAQDSYSVLELCRIFDLRQPALSHHLKVLAQAELVSKRREGNNLFYRRSVGNELLQQLFAGLDQLPLADARAETVAQIAAERTEASRRFFADYGNRFREQQELIASYSVYGPQVAQLLKPGRHALEVGPGEGEFLEELASRFGTVTALDLSKTMLERAQAFADDKGLQNIEFVCDDTRAAAARPESADCIVVNMVLHHTPEPAQIFHDLQRSLKVGGQLLITELHDHTQDWARDACGDLWLGFAPQQLVEWAADAGLQKGRSEHSALRNGFQIQIQEFVKP, encoded by the coding sequence ATGCTTGACTCCCGCAATACCACTGCTGACCGTGAAAATCACGACAGCGACCAAATTCCGCAACTGGCAGCGACCCTCAAGGCCGCTGGCGACCCGCTGCGCCTGGAGATATTGCGCCTGCTGGCCCAGGACTCCTACAGCGTGCTGGAGCTGTGCCGCATCTTCGACCTGCGCCAGCCGGCCCTGTCCCACCACCTCAAGGTGCTGGCCCAGGCGGAGCTGGTGAGCAAGCGCCGCGAGGGCAACAACCTGTTTTACCGCCGGTCCGTGGGCAACGAGCTGCTACAGCAGTTGTTCGCCGGCCTGGACCAGCTGCCCCTTGCCGATGCTCGCGCCGAGACCGTGGCGCAGATCGCCGCCGAGCGCACCGAGGCGTCGCGGCGTTTCTTTGCGGACTACGGCAATCGCTTCCGCGAGCAGCAGGAGTTGATCGCTAGTTATAGCGTCTACGGTCCCCAGGTAGCACAGCTGCTGAAACCCGGGCGTCACGCGCTGGAGGTTGGCCCCGGTGAAGGGGAGTTTCTGGAGGAACTGGCGAGCCGTTTTGGCACCGTGACCGCCCTGGACCTGTCGAAGACGATGCTGGAACGGGCACAGGCATTTGCCGACGATAAAGGTCTGCAGAATATCGAGTTCGTGTGCGATGACACCCGCGCGGCAGCGGCCCGTCCGGAAAGTGCGGACTGCATTGTGGTGAATATGGTGCTGCACCACACACCGGAGCCGGCGCAGATTTTTCACGACTTACAGCGCTCACTGAAAGTGGGCGGCCAGCTGTTGATTACCGAGCTGCACGACCACACCCAGGATTGGGCGCGGGATGCCTGCGGCGACCTCTGGCTGGGATTTGCACCTCAACAGCTGGTTGAGTGGGCTGCAGATGCAGGCCTGCAGAAAGGCCGCAGTGAGCACAGCGCATTGCGCAATGGATTTCAGATTCAGATTCAGGAGTTTGTTAAGCCCTGA